A region from the Pseudomonadota bacterium genome encodes:
- a CDS encoding DUF1080 domain-containing protein, with product MRKQRLHWYRCGLALCALTGCKAYDEGILNGPPRQAPPSPTGGDPGLGGAGSGGSPAGGFGGSVGMAGFGGGAAGSIGIPPEAGFGGIGLAGQAAGGMSGSGAGMVGPGMAGTMTRTFEDSFSDGIADGWKPFDGDWRVNGGAYSCDAGQGRKAIVDGLRFKDFTFEVRTRLAPGQSGEPPSGTFGIVYRATDLSSANNGMRGYYVSLRTVPPGVLFGLIDHAWTSLAEAPLQVNFNAWHRLRAVVKGARHEFYVDDSLVLTSDDAVITGGGSVG from the coding sequence ATGCGGAAACAGCGCCTGCACTGGTACCGCTGTGGACTCGCGCTGTGCGCGCTGACCGGCTGCAAGGCCTACGACGAGGGCATCCTGAACGGTCCACCCAGACAAGCGCCGCCAAGCCCCACGGGCGGCGACCCCGGGCTGGGCGGTGCGGGATCGGGCGGATCGCCGGCGGGTGGTTTCGGTGGCTCGGTGGGCATGGCCGGCTTCGGCGGGGGTGCAGCGGGCAGTATCGGCATCCCCCCGGAGGCGGGCTTTGGCGGCATCGGTCTCGCCGGCCAGGCAGCCGGGGGCATGTCCGGGTCGGGCGCCGGCATGGTCGGCCCGGGCATGGCCGGGACGATGACCAGAACCTTCGAGGACAGTTTCAGCGACGGGATCGCCGACGGTTGGAAGCCATTCGACGGAGACTGGAGGGTGAACGGCGGCGCCTACAGCTGCGATGCAGGGCAAGGCCGCAAAGCGATCGTGGACGGCTTGCGCTTCAAGGACTTCACTTTCGAAGTCCGGACGCGACTCGCTCCAGGTCAGTCTGGCGAGCCCCCCTCTGGGACCTTCGGAATCGTGTATCGAGCCACGGACTTGAGCTCTGCGAACAACGGAATGCGGGGCTACTACGTCAGTCTGCGCACCGTTCCCCCTGGAGTGCTCTTCGGACTCATAGACCATGCATGGACAAGCCTCGCCGAGGCACCCCTGCAGGTGAACTTCAACGCGTGGCACCGGCTTCGCGCCGTGGTGAAGGGAGCTCGCCACGAATTCTACGTGGACGATAGCCTGGTTCTGACGAGCGACGACGCCGTCATCACGGGAGGTGGAAGCGTGGG